Part of the Paenibacillus terrae HPL-003 genome is shown below.
ACGGAAGCTCACATGAGCGACCGGAACGGCTACCATGAGCATAATCCAGCGGATGGGCAAATCCGGCGGGATATGCATAATCAGCGACGTGTACCACGCGGCAAAGGCAATCAGCGCAAAGCCGAAGACGACCGCCAGACCGCTCTGAATGACATAACCGAGATAAGGCAGCACTTGTCCCCAGAACGCAACACGTCTTTCTTTATGCAAACGTTGCAAATCCATGCTCATTCCCTGCCCTGTACCAGCTCATAAAATGCATCTTCCAGCGGCATGCCCGGCTTACCCGCCTGTGCTGTCACTTCGTCCAGCGTGCCCTGTGCAATGATGGCACCCTGATGAAGCACAATGAAACGATCACAATAATTTTCAATCGTGGACAAAATATGAGAACTAAGTAAAATGGACGAGCCCGAGCGCTTCATTTCCAGCATAAAATCAAGCAGAGAACGAATACCGAGCGGGTCCAGACCCAAAAATGGCTCATCAATGACATACAGTGGCGGCCCCGCCAAAAATGCGCACATAATCATCACTTTCTGGCGCATCCCTTTGGAGAGATGCATCGACATGCTTCCGCTCTTATCCCGCATACGGAACAAGTCCAGCATTTGGTCACTACGGGTGCGGAAATTAGCTTCACTGACTCCATACGCTCTGGCGGTGAATTCCATATGCTCCATCACGGTCATTTCGGGATACAATTCTGGAGACTCGGGTACAAAAGCAATGGCTCCCTGATACTGCTCGGGATTTTCCGTCTGCTTATGTCCCTGTACGCGGATTTCTCCCGCCTGTGGTGTCATCAGACCCAAAATATGCTTCATCGTCGTACTTTTCCCGGCTCCGTTTAGACCGATCAGCCCCACCATTTCGCCCGGCTTCACATCCAGAGAAATCTGGTGCAGCACCGGGCGCTTGGCGCTGTATCCGCCTGTCAGTCCATTAATTTGCAATACAGGCTGTTGTTCCATGGCTCCCCCTCTTCTCACTTATCCGTTCGGCTTTGACCTTTTTCCTTCAGCCATCTTGGCGCTCCCTTGTTTTTACGATCACGCTCGCGCTGCGCTTTCCCTGCTTTGGACAAAGCCGCTCCTTTGCTCTTGCCTGAAGCCGAGCCATTTGCCACAGTTCTGCCAGGACGTCCATTCTCACCGCGGGCAGATGCCTTGCGGCTTTCCACTGGTGCTCCGTCGGAAGTAGATCTGGCTTCGGATGGCCTTACAGGCGCACGCTTGGCATCCACCGGACGCGGTACGACAACCCGGCCTCCGTGCAACGCACGCTCCGCAATGTCGATGCCCAGTTCACGAGAAAATTTACGCATGATGAATGTTTCACGGTCGGTAACAACCGACGCAACCAGTCCTTTACGCCCCATGCGTCCAGTGCGTCCCGCACGGTGAACATAAGCCTGACTGTCCGTAGCCGGATCAAAATGGATCACCATTTCCAGTCCCTCAATATCCAGACCACGAGCTGCCACATCGGAAGCAATCAGCACCTTGAGCTTGTCCGCACGAAACTGGGCCAGCACGTTAGTACGTGTAACTTTGTCCGCATCGCCATATAGGGATGCTGTAGTCAGTCCCATATGCTTGAGCTTGGCCTCAATCTCCCCGATGGCATTGGTTGTATTGACGAACACCAGTGCTTTTCTCGGATTAAAATGACGCACCAATCGGCGCAGCATGTCTTCCTTATCCCGTTCTTCGGATACAAAGTAATAGTGTTCCAAACCGCTGGCCGTCTTCTGGTCGGGATCAATCCCGATTTCCACGTAATCCTGCATTTCCCGCTTGGCCAGCGCTTGAATTTCGTCGTTCAGCGTTGCGGACAAAAATACTAACTGACGGTCACGCTGGGCGGTGCCCAAGATGTTCGTGACATCGCCTGCTCCGCCGAGCTGGAACATCTGATCCACCTCGTCGATGACGATGGTTGTAATGTTGTGCATTTTCAGCTTCTTGGAAGCGATGAGTTCCCGTACACGTCCCGGTGTGCCAACCACAAGCTGCGGATGGTCCTTTAGCTTCTCGATCTGGCGATTGACTGCCGCTCCACCGATCAGGCCGAGCACACGGATGCCGCGATGCTCCCCATAACGCCGGCCTTCGCGTACAATTTGCATCGCCAGCTCCTGACTGGGAGCTAGGATCAGCTTTTGCGTAGCCTTTTTCTGCGGGTCAATGGCTTGCAGCAGCGGCAGCAAATAAGCCAGCGTCTTCCCTGTGCCAGTCTGCGAACGCGCCAATACATGCCTACCCTTGATCATTTCTGGTATAGCCTGCGCCTGAACAGGCGAAGGCTGCGTAATCTCATGCTCGGCCAGCTTGGTCAACAGGTCTTGTTCAACACCGAGCGATTCAAAATTCAATGTCATGAAAAGGTCCAACCCCTATACGTAAATTCGTTACTCTCCATTATATGCGAAAACCGCCCTGCAACCAAATGCAGATATTTAGTCCCACCTCCCTTTAACGCGAAATGGCAAAAAAAGATGTCCCTCCACCATCACATGGTTTGCGGGACATCCTTTATTTTTTGTTCATCACGCCATGGCCCAGCCTGTCGGTTAGTCTGGGAGCAAGCTGGTACAGCTTGAGAAAAGGAGATATCCACCGTGGCAGATTAACCTCCTCCTTGCGAAGCTCCATCGCTCTCACGATGTGCTGTGCCACCTTGTCCGGCTTTAGCATAAACCAGCTTACATTACGAACATATCCGCCCGAAGGATCAGCGAGGTCAAAAAACGGCGTGTCAATCGGTCCGGGGTTAATCGTTGTTATCGTAACTCCGCTCCCGCGCAGCTCCTGTCGAAGCGCATTGCTGAACCCTAGCAGCGCATGCTTCGTTGCTGTGTAGGAGGACGATTTAGCTGTCCCGATTTTGCCGGCCATGGATGCCACATTGACGATCTGTCCCGTACCTCGCGCTGTCATCTGCGGCAGAAACGCCTTGATACAGCGGACAGCGCCCAAATAGTTCACATCCATCATTTGCTCGAACTCCGTCAGGTCTGTTTCATGAAAATACTCAAACTTCCCGTAACCTGCGTTGTTGAGCAAAATATCGACCCGTCCGTACTGCTCCAGCACCTGGGCAGCCACGGCCTCTACCTGCTCCTGACGAGTGACATCCAGAGGGATCAGCTCATGCCTGCCGCTAATTCCCGCCGACACTTGTTCCAGCCGTTCCTGCGAACGAGCCGTCAAAATAGGTATCGCACCCTTTTCGCTCAGCAACCGTGCGCAAAGGGCACCAATTCCACTGGATGCGCCTGTAATGACAACCACCTTGTTTTGCAATGTACTCATGGCCATCCCTCCATATTAAAGAAACCTGCTTCTTTAATATTAAGAGATCATCACCTGAATATCCAGCTCACCAATTCCTTCCATTGTAAGCGGAATATAAAGGGCACGCTGAGGTACGAAGGAGGTCAAGTTTTCCGACTTCATGACCTGCGGAGGCGTAATGTCAACTACAATCCCCTGATTGGACAAAATCGTGCTGGCACTACCGCTGATCATATTGCCCAATTCCGAAATAGCGCTTTTGCCCATCTCATCAATTTCAGTCAAAACGAATCCGCCCATCATCGCCGACACCATGCGCAACGCTACCTGTTCATTCAGACCGAACACAATATTTCCGCTAAGCTGTCCGGTCATCCCGATCATAATCCAAATATGGTCTTCCACCAGCTCGACATTTTTCACACCGAGATCGCCGGGTGAGGGAGAGATTTGGATCAATTGTTCAATGACCCGCCGCGCCGACTCCAAAAAAGGATTTATCACTTCTGCCTTCACGATCATTGCGCCCCTTTACGATGGGCTTTTAGACACACAACAAAAGTCCCATTTTAATTAGAATTTTATTTTTCAAAATGATGCACAACGAATCAACCTGCAATAAAATGCTCTCTCTATCACTTATCGACAGCTATCCGGCAATTTTTTATAGCCGAATCACAAAAAATGTGAATAATGTCCTATTCCCTCGCTTTCCATCGAATTCAAATGGGTTACTTTTGATGCATAGCAGGACTTTAGTCTTTATTTTCCAATATACCATACTTCACGGTGTTCTGCTTCGATTCATTGCCCTTCACGCTCGAATAACCTATAATTTAATGAAATAAGCATAACGATGGTTTTACATATGCACATGTGGATTTGTGAAAAATCCTCAGGCTGTACTGCTGCGACAGAATTAAGAAAAGAGAGGAGGAACTTCATGAACATCAGTCAACTTGAAACACTTATCATGATTTCCAAAACAATGAGCTTCCGCAAAGCCGGAGAACTTCTCAATTTGACGCAGCCGGCGGTATCCGCCCAAATCAAAAGTTTGGAGGACGAGTTCAAGACCATTCTGATCGACCGTAACCAACCCGTCACCCTGACCGACCGAGGGGCTGTTTTTTTGGAACATGCTGAGCGGATCTTGAGTGTTGTCGAGGAACTGCGGCAGAAATTGTACGATCTGAACGAAACGCCACAGGGTCATATTGCACTGGGCACTACGACGTCCATCGCCATTCAAATTTTACCGCGAGTACTTTCCTACTTTCAGGATCAATTCCCACTCATCAAAACCTCCATTCAATCCATGGCTTCCTCCATGATTTATCAGCAGGTGGAGAACGGGCTTATTGATGTTGGCATCGGTTACTTGATCGAGCGTAATCCAAATTTGAGCACTTCGATTTTGTATTACGATTCCTTTGAGCTTGTCGTATCGCCCACTCATCCATTGGCCTCCCAACCGCATGCAACCATTGAAGCCCTTCGGGAAATTCCACTTATTCTGCTCTCACCCGATACGGTAGGACGAAAATTCGTGGATGATGTATTTAAAAAACACCAAATTGTGCCTCATGTCGTGATTGAGTTGTCCAGCAGCGAGGAAGTCAAACGGATGGTCGAGATTAATCTTGGCGCTGCCATTATCTCCAGGCTGTCAGTCACTCCTGAGCTACGCGCGGGTACGTTGAAAATGATTCAGATTACCGAGCTGGAGGTTAGCCATCCGGTAGGGGTCATTTACAAATCCGGCCGATATCTGAATTCTGCCATGCAGCAGTTTCTAAGCGATTTAAAAGGTATGCCGGAGACCAATTTTATCAGTTCTGAATAACGCACTCCGCTATGAACACCCTACGAAATACAAACCTTGATTACGAAAGGACGACATCCTATGAAATTTGATCTGCACACCCATCATTTCCGCTGCGGTCATGCAGACGGTAATATTCGGGATTATATCGAAGCTGGCATTCAGTCCGGTTTACAGGCTATTGGTATTTCGGACCATTCCCCCTACTTATGCAGCGAGCAGGATCAGGCTTTTCCAAAAATTTATATGGCGAAATCGCAGCTTGCCGAGTATGTAGAAGAGGTACAGCAGCTACAGAAGGAATACGAAGGCCGTATTGACGTGCTGCTCGGATTAGAAACGGATTATTTCCCTGATTTTGCAGAACTGTACCGTTCCACCCTGGCCCCTTATCCGTTCGACTACCTTATTGGGTCGATCCACAATGTTGAGGGAGACAGCATTTTTAACCGTAACCGTTGGAACGAAGTAAGTGATGCTCGCAAAATTGAAGTCAAGCAAGCTTACTATTCGCTCATTCAGGAATCTGCGCGGAGTGGTATGTTTCAGATTTTGGGTCATATCGACGCCATGAAGGGGAATTTCCCTGCTTTCTCAGATATTCCTGCCGATGAAGCGATTGATGAAACCTTGAAAGTGATTGCAGAATCCGGTGTAGCGATTGAAATTAACACTTCAGGTAAAACCAAGCTCAGTGGCGGTTGGTACCCGTCCGTTCCTATTTTAGAAAGAGCGCATCATTTTGGCGTAGAGGTCACTTTTGGTTCAGATGCCCATAAACCTGCTCGAGTAGGCGATGATTGGGACGAAGTGAAGGCGATGTTGAAGGATATTGGCTTCCGCGAATGGGTTTATTTTAAACAAAAACGTAAAATTGCGGTGCCGCTTTAAAATTTGTTTAGGCGGGAATCGCCGCTCTGCAAATGATTTGATCTTACGGTCGCTGTTGCAATGGGATTCTTGGGAATTGTATATTATAAGATAAGAGTCCCGTTAGGTTTATGCTTTCCGAAGTAGCTTTCTTCGGAAAGCCTTCAGGCGAACGCTAGTGCTTCTCCAGATACAAATCCTTCGTTCCGCTACCACCCGCCTTAAACCATACGATTCTATTATTTTTAATATTATTTATATTTTACGACATCTATGTGTGAGGAGAATTACATATGTATCTGGAAGACCCGATGGACAAGATTAAAAAGCTGAAACATGATATCACGCGTTTTATGCTGATCTATAAATTTGCGCTCGACGAGATGGAAACCAAGATTGAAATATTAAAGCAGGAATTTCAGGCGTTGCACGATTATAGCCCTATTGAGCACACCAAATCGCGTCTAAAATCCCCTGAGAGCATCATGAACAAAATGCTTCGTAAAAAAAGCGAGTTTTCCCTTGCTGCCGTCAAGGATCATATTAAAGATATCGCGGGACTGCGCATTACCTGCTCTTTTATTTCTGACATCTATGATGTTAGCAACATGCTTCAGAGACAGAATGACTTGAAGGTGCTGGAAATCAAGGATTACATCAAAAATCCCAAACCAAATGGCTACCAAAGTCTGCATCTGCTGATCCAGGTTCCTGTATTCATGTCAGACTGTCAGGAGTTGGTCTGCGTGGAGGTACAGATTCGAACGATTGCGATGGATTTCTGGGCCAGTCTGGAGCATAAAATCTTTTATAAATACAACCAGTCCGTTCCCGAAAGCCTGACACGCGAATTAAAAAATGCGGCAGATTCAGCCAATGCGCTCGATCTCCAAATGGAACGGCTGCATCGTGAAATCAAGGAGATTAAAGACGCCAGAGCTGAAGAAGACTCTATGGAAGAGATTCGGAAGATTATCATTAATAATCAGCAATTTACGGTGCCAGCCAACTTTCTGAAGCTACTTGTGGAGTAACAGCCTTCGATGGTGATCCACCGCTAAGAGAATAATTTGATCTTACGATCGCTGTTGCAACGGGATTCTCAGGATTGTATAACCCCTATCAAGGATAGAATCCCATTGCAGAGGCGAACGCTTGCACTTCTCCAGATTCAAATCCTCCGCTCTGCTGCCAACCACCTCGCATAACTTACTTCGTTTTTTTATGTTCATTAACTCACAGTTATTTAAAAAGATTAAACCATTTTTTAGACCTCTATAAAATTCGAATCTCAATAAGCATCTGTAGGCTGATCCAATCGCCTGTAAGTGTCTTTAGAAACAGTTTGCCGTTAATTAATCTTCCTGTTCTGTACATACACACTCCTCCTTTGTAAAACAGTTAATAACCGGATACATAGCAGTCGACTTCGTCCTCAGCCCTCTCAACCGCTTGAATCAAAGTCATTTCAGGTGCCTCCTGTTTATATTGAATGGCCTTCTCACGCGTACCTCCTGCCCCTGCCCACTCCCAATACAGATGAATGTCTACGGACTCCAGAAAATATACAGATAATGCTTCAACAGGATTTGCGGCATACAACTCCGTAAATTCCTCGTCTGTAAGCTGATGCTGCCGAAGATACTCACCTTTCATATTGCAGAGTAGATTAAAAGTGTCTTGTTCGTTAATATAAATAGAACGGGCAATGAATTCATTGCGCCTTTCAACCGAGTTCAGTATGATTTGCATAGCGTTACGGATGTACTCATCTTCGGGACTGATATGAAACATTTGAATGAGATCGTTCGTTGTCAATTTGGGGTTAAACGGGGCTGGCTCTATGATTCGTGTCCACACATTAGTCTTTCCTTTCTCAAACACTTCAATAGCGTCTGAGACATTATAGCCAATCGTTTGCCATTTACGGTTCAAAGCATCGATGATGTGATAATAATGTATCTCTTGGTCATCGCTTCCCACTTCTTGCGGCCAAACTGCTTCCATGCGAACAATGTCCAGAATGTGTTGTTTGTTGAGTTTGTTTCCTAGTGTAGTCATATGTATTTCCCCCGATTCTTTTTGGTAAAATGGCAATAGTAAAGCCAAGGATATGATTCATATCCCCTTGTTAAAACGACTAATTATACGTTTAAGCGGTTATTGTATATAAGACAATATTAACCGCTCATGCGTATAATGTAAATATCTTATTTTCATATTTCAAGTTAGGAGATAAATCTAAGATGGAACTGATCATAAAACTTAAAGACGTTATGAAAGAAAGAGGCATCACTCAGTTACAATTAGCAAAAATGGCAAATGTCCGGCAAGCTGCAATATCGGAATTATGCAGAAATGCTCGGGAAGAAGTGAATTTAGCAATGCTAACAAGGATCGCCATCGCTTTAGACATTAAGGACATATCAGATTTAATGCAATTCGATGAGACAGAGTAGAAAAATTCTATAGGGATAACTGGAAGGATTAGGTCGTGTCTGAAAACTCTTCATTGAGTCAATTTGAAAATGGCAGCTACGTATACAAACGCCAAGAATGACTTGGCCAACTTGTCGTAACGAGTAGCCACACGGCGAAAGTGTTTGATTTTATTGAAAAAGCACTCCACTAAGTGGCGTTCTTTGTAACGATACCAATCGACTTTCCAAGGGTTTTGACTATTCGCTTTAGGCGGGATGGTGTAGGATGCCTGCTTAGCTGTAATCCAATTCCGAATCGCTTGTGAGCCATAGGCTTTGTCGCCAAGAATATGACTTCCTGTAATATCAAGCTTCTGAAGTAAATCGATCGCTGGAACAGAATCATAGACTTGACCACCCGTCAGAAGAAAAGCGAGGGGATTTCCTAATCCATCGACGACCGTGTGAAGTTTGGTTGTCTTTCCGCCACGACTGACGCCGATGTGTTGATTCACTTCGTGTCCTTCAACGTTTTTTTAGCACCGGCACTATGTTGATGGGCTTTGACCGATGTAGAATCAATGCTCAAGTTTTCAAAGTCAGGTTCGATCTGGAGAGATTGGAAGATAGTGACAAGCAGTCCGGTATCTCGCCACTTGCAAAAGCGACTGTAGACCGTTTTCCATGAACCATAGCGTTCCTCCGGTAGATCACGCCAGGCAGCACCACTTCGAGCGATCCATAGAAAAGCGTTAAACATGGTTCGTTCACTTAATTTTGACGGACGTCCTGTTTTGTAGGGTGGAAACATGCCCTTAATTTGATCCCACTGTTCATCGCTTATTTCGTACCGTCTTTGAATCATCTTGACGCTCCATTCGTTTTTCTCAAATCTTACCATGTTATTTAGTTTTCAGACACATCCTAGATAAAACTCCATGTTTTTTTGGACAGACGACCGAATTTAGAGAGCGTAAAATATATTGTGTAAATAGAAAAAGGAAGACCTTTTCTAGTAGAATTGAGTTACCACACAACAATTCAGAGAGAGGTCTTCCCTATGAATCATTTTACAACAGATTTAGTTCAGGCTCTAGTCATAAAACAGGATATTACGGAAGTATTTCGCAGCCATTTAGAGTCTGCCATGAATCATCTGCTCGAAACCGAGCTTACGGCATTTCTATATAAGTTGAACTAAAGATTAGAAAACTATGGTAAGGAATTCGCTACTGCATGTCGAAGTAATAAAGTAACAACTTTAGACAGGCAGGGGAATCGCATGGAACATTCAGCATCATTTCAAGAGATCCAAACCGCGATGAAGCAAGCAAAAGATCGTCGGATGTTTGAACGCTATCAGACGCTGTATTTGTATCTACAAGGAACAGAAGTCGAGCAAATTGCTCATATCATTAACCGAAGCCCCAAAACCGTAAAAGGGTACATTCAAGCATATGACACACGCGGGCTTTCCGGACTGCAAATGAATCATTCGCCAGGAGCACCTGTCCGATTAACGAAAGAACAACTGGAAAAGTTAAAACAAACGATCGTGGACTCCGTTCCACATGATGTAGGCTTTACCGCGCGTCACAATTGGACACTGGAGATCATTGCAGCCTTCATCAAAAGGGAGTTTGGTCAGACGTATTCGCTTCGGGGTATCTCTAAAATGATGCATCGTCAAGGGCTAAGTTATACCAGCCAACCTATACCTTGGCAGCGGCGGACGAAAAAAAGCAACGAATTTTTTCGGAAGTCACGTTTCCAAATTTAAAAAAAGATACATGACGGCAAAAATCGACCATGTATTATTTGAAGACGAATCCATGATTCGCGATTACCAAGCCATTCAAAAAACGTGGTTTCTTCGTGGCAAGCAGCGTATCATTCAAACTACAGGTAAACATCGGGGTGTCAAACTGCTGGCTACCGTCGACTATGTGACAGGCAGGATCGTATGGCAGGAAGATGAGTATTATACAGCCGAAACATTTTTGATCTTTTTGAAAAAAGTGTTAACCGAATATCCGACAGGTAAAATTGCGATGATCCTGGACAATGCGCGAATTCACCATGCAAAGCTGCTGGCATCGTTCCTAAACGAGATGAAGGATCGACTTGAACTTGTATTTTTGCCTCCCTATAGCCCCGAACTGAATGCAGTCGAAGGGTTGTGGAAATGGCTTAAATCCGATGTGATTAACAACGTCTTTTACCACACGGTCGCTGAAATTCGTACCAGCGTACAACGGTTTATGGAAGAGATTATGAAAGTACCTTTGATGATCGTTGACCGTCTTTGTGTCAGGTTCTAGCTGGTTGTTTCTTTAGTTCAATTTATATAGATTATGAAAAATATGACCGTGCTGGCGTGAATTCAGGTAACTCTCGTAACGGATCGTACACCCGTACGCTTCATACCGAGTATGGCGACTTGCAGCTCACTATGCCTCGGGATCGGAATGGAGAGTTTAAACAGCAGACTGTAGCCCCGTATAAACGTTCCAACGACACCTTGGAATCCTTCGTCATTCACCTGTTTCAAAAGGGCGTCACCATAACGGAAATCGCTGACCTCATCGAGAAAATGTATGGTCATCACTATACGCCTCAAACGGTATCCAACATGACCAAAGTGATGACCCAGCATGTCGATGCATTTATGAAACGCCCCTTGGAAAAGCACTATGTCTGCGTCTATATCGATGCGACATACATCCCCGTAAAGCGTGAAACGGTAGCCAAGGAAGCCGTTTATATTGCCGTGGGCATTCGTGAAGATGGCTCCAAAGAGGTGCTTACGTACGCTATTGCACCGACCGAATCGGCGTATATTTGGAAAGAACTGCTTCAGGAAATCAAACAGCGTGGCACAGAACAGATCCTCCTCTTTATCTCGGATGGACTAACAGGTATTGTGAATGCAATCCAGGAGGTTTATCCTCAAGCGAAGTACCAGACCTGCTGTGTTCATTTATCTCGTAACATCGCCCATAAAGTTCGTGTGACGGATCGAGCAGAGATCTGTGAGGACTTCAAATCTGTGTATCGCGCTGAGGATGAAAAAGCAGGTAGAACCGCCCTGACCACCTTCTGTGACAAGTGGAAAACCAGCTACCCCAAAGTGGTTCAATCGCTGAAAGAAAATCCCTATATCTTTACGTTTTACAGCTTTCCTAAATCGGTCTGGAGAAGCCTGTATTCAACGAATCTGATCGAATCGTTTAACAAGCAAATCAAGAAATACACGAACCGAAAAGAACAATTCCCCCATGAAGAAGCATTAGAAAAGTTCTTGGTTTCCCAGTTTGAAAGCTACAACCAACGTTTTGCTACCCGTTGTCATAATGGCTTCGATCAAGCACGTGCAGAACTGCTAGCCATGTTCACCACAAAAGAGTAACGCCAATCTACATAAGAAAAGGTTATTTCATTTACACAAAAATCTTGACGCTGCCCCCGATAGTTGAAGATAATATATAAGCTAGAGTTCTCTAACGTACCGTAAAGATATGTATGTGTCATTATCTGAATTAGCGTAGCTTTCTTGTTCATGTAAAAATGAAAATCCCTTTGCTTCATAAAAAGGAATCC
Proteins encoded:
- a CDS encoding GTP pyrophosphokinase, producing MYLEDPMDKIKKLKHDITRFMLIYKFALDEMETKIEILKQEFQALHDYSPIEHTKSRLKSPESIMNKMLRKKSEFSLAAVKDHIKDIAGLRITCSFISDIYDVSNMLQRQNDLKVLEIKDYIKNPKPNGYQSLHLLIQVPVFMSDCQELVCVEVQIRTIAMDFWASLEHKIFYKYNQSVPESLTRELKNAADSANALDLQMERLHREIKEIKDARAEEDSMEEIRKIIINNQQFTVPANFLKLLVE
- a CDS encoding histidinol-phosphatase, yielding MKFDLHTHHFRCGHADGNIRDYIEAGIQSGLQAIGISDHSPYLCSEQDQAFPKIYMAKSQLAEYVEEVQQLQKEYEGRIDVLLGLETDYFPDFAELYRSTLAPYPFDYLIGSIHNVEGDSIFNRNRWNEVSDARKIEVKQAYYSLIQESARSGMFQILGHIDAMKGNFPAFSDIPADEAIDETLKVIAESGVAIEINTSGKTKLSGGWYPSVPILERAHHFGVEVTFGSDAHKPARVGDDWDEVKAMLKDIGFREWVYFKQKRKIAVPL
- a CDS encoding ABC transporter ATP-binding protein yields the protein MEQQPVLQINGLTGGYSAKRPVLHQISLDVKPGEMVGLIGLNGAGKSTTMKHILGLMTPQAGEIRVQGHKQTENPEQYQGAIAFVPESPELYPEMTVMEHMEFTARAYGVSEANFRTRSDQMLDLFRMRDKSGSMSMHLSKGMRQKVMIMCAFLAGPPLYVIDEPFLGLDPLGIRSLLDFMLEMKRSGSSILLSSHILSTIENYCDRFIVLHQGAIIAQGTLDEVTAQAGKPGMPLEDAFYELVQGRE
- a CDS encoding IS5 family transposase (programmed frameshift), producing MIQRRYEISDEQWDQIKGMFPPYKTGRPSKLSERTMFNAFLWIARSGAAWRDLPEERYGSWKTVYSRFCKWRDTGLLVTIFQSLQIEPDFENLSIDSTSVKAHQHSAGAKKNVEGHEVNQHIGVSRGGKTTKLHTVVDGLGNPLAFLLTGGQVYDSVPAIDLLQKLDITGSHILGDKAYGSQAIRNWITAKQASYTIPPKANSQNPWKVDWYRYKERHLVECFFNKIKHFRRVATRYDKLAKSFLAFVYVAAIFKLTQ
- a CDS encoding DEAD/DEAH box helicase — translated: MTLNFESLGVEQDLLTKLAEHEITQPSPVQAQAIPEMIKGRHVLARSQTGTGKTLAYLLPLLQAIDPQKKATQKLILAPSQELAMQIVREGRRYGEHRGIRVLGLIGGAAVNRQIEKLKDHPQLVVGTPGRVRELIASKKLKMHNITTIVIDEVDQMFQLGGAGDVTNILGTAQRDRQLVFLSATLNDEIQALAKREMQDYVEIGIDPDQKTASGLEHYYFVSEERDKEDMLRRLVRHFNPRKALVFVNTTNAIGEIEAKLKHMGLTTASLYGDADKVTRTNVLAQFRADKLKVLIASDVAARGLDIEGLEMVIHFDPATDSQAYVHRAGRTGRMGRKGLVASVVTDRETFIMRKFSRELGIDIAERALHGGRVVVPRPVDAKRAPVRPSEARSTSDGAPVESRKASARGENGRPGRTVANGSASGKSKGAALSKAGKAQRERDRKNKGAPRWLKEKGQSRTDK
- a CDS encoding helix-turn-helix domain-containing protein; the protein is MELIIKLKDVMKERGITQLQLAKMANVRQAAISELCRNAREEVNLAMLTRIAIALDIKDISDLMQFDETE
- a CDS encoding LysR family transcriptional regulator; this translates as MNISQLETLIMISKTMSFRKAGELLNLTQPAVSAQIKSLEDEFKTILIDRNQPVTLTDRGAVFLEHAERILSVVEELRQKLYDLNETPQGHIALGTTTSIAIQILPRVLSYFQDQFPLIKTSIQSMASSMIYQQVENGLIDVGIGYLIERNPNLSTSILYYDSFELVVSPTHPLASQPHATIEALREIPLILLSPDTVGRKFVDDVFKKHQIVPHVVIELSSSEEVKRMVEINLGAAIISRLSVTPELRAGTLKMIQITELEVSHPVGVIYKSGRYLNSAMQQFLSDLKGMPETNFISSE
- a CDS encoding SDR family NAD(P)-dependent oxidoreductase, whose amino-acid sequence is MSTLQNKVVVITGASSGIGALCARLLSEKGAIPILTARSQERLEQVSAGISGRHELIPLDVTRQEQVEAVAAQVLEQYGRVDILLNNAGYGKFEYFHETDLTEFEQMMDVNYLGAVRCIKAFLPQMTARGTGQIVNVASMAGKIGTAKSSSYTATKHALLGFSNALRQELRGSGVTITTINPGPIDTPFFDLADPSGGYVRNVSWFMLKPDKVAQHIVRAMELRKEEVNLPRWISPFLKLYQLAPRLTDRLGHGVMNKK
- a CDS encoding chemotaxis protein CheX translates to MKAEVINPFLESARRVIEQLIQISPSPGDLGVKNVELVEDHIWIMIGMTGQLSGNIVFGLNEQVALRMVSAMMGGFVLTEIDEMGKSAISELGNMISGSASTILSNQGIVVDITPPQVMKSENLTSFVPQRALYIPLTMEGIGELDIQVMIS